The genome window TGATTGACCTTAGAAATAAAGGAATTTCTGGAAAAGATGCTGAAAATGCATTGGTAAAAGCAGAAATCACTGTAAACAAAAACATGGTTCCATTTGATGATAAATCACCATTTGTAACTTCAGGTATCCGTGTTGGAACCGCAGCAGTTACTACCCGCGGTCTTGTTGAAGAAGATATGGAAACTATCGTTGATTTGATTGACAGAGTTTTATCTGACCATACTAACGAAGATGTTATCGAAGCTGTTGCTAATGAAGTTGACGAAATGATGAGCGAAAGAGCAATCTTCGTATTCTAAATTTAGTTTAAGAGTTTAAGCTTGTTTAAGAGTTTAATTGTTTAAAGGTTTAACTCAACTTCAGCTTAAGAAAGGTTTAAAGTTTAATGATTGTGTATGCTAAAGTCTTCACAGGAATTTAAACTTTAAACTTTTTCTTTTTAAATAAAACCTTAAACCTTTAAACCATTTTAAACAACTTTAAACAAAACCTTAAACCAATAAAGAGATGGGCGTACTACGATTACAGCTGCCAACTGATCCAAGATGGGTCAATATAGTAGAGAAAAATATAGAAGAAATCCTTACTGATCATGCTTGGTGCGAGCAGAAAGCAGCTACCAATGCTATTACGATTATCACCAATAATTCGGAACATCAGGATTTGGTAAAGGATTTATTGGCTTTGGCCAAAGAAGAAATCGATCATTTTGAGCAGGTACACAATATCATTATCAAGCGCGGACTGAAATTAGGCCGTGAGCGTAAAGACGATTATGTGAATGAATTGTATCTGTACATGAAAAAAAGCGGTGACGGAAGCCGGGTTTCGGGTCTTGTTGAACGATTATTATTTTCGGCTATGATTGAGGCCAGA of Flavobacterium marginilacus contains these proteins:
- a CDS encoding tRNA-(ms[2]io[6]A)-hydroxylase; its protein translation is MGVLRLQLPTDPRWVNIVEKNIEEILTDHAWCEQKAATNAITIITNNSEHQDLVKDLLALAKEEIDHFEQVHNIIIKRGLKLGRERKDDYVNELYLYMKKSGDGSRVSGLVERLLFSAMIEARSCERFKVLSENIKDEELAVFYRELMESEAGHYTTFITYARKYGVGIDVEKRWREWLAYEESIIANYGKGETIHG